The Brachypodium distachyon strain Bd21 chromosome 4, Brachypodium_distachyon_v3.0, whole genome shotgun sequence nucleotide sequence GCAGTCAGCCTATCTGAAAGATGACTGTCTCGAGATCAGTTGTGATGTCACCGTCCTGAAGGAGATCTGCCTGGCAAAGGACGTCGCGGTGCAGTTTGTCGTGGTGCCACAGTCCGACATACACCAACATTTAGGCGCGCTCCTCTCGGATGCCGGCAGTGAGGGTGCGGACGTGAGTTtcgaggtcggcggcgagaCGTTCGCCGCACATCGGTGCGTGCTAGCCGCTCGGTCGTCAGTGTTCAAGTCTGGGCTTTTCGGTCCGATGAAggagaagacggcgacaaGCGTGAAGATCGACGACATGGATCCGAGAGTCTTCAAGGCGATGCTCCACTTCATCTACACCGACTCGCTGCCGCAGATGGATAGTGCTGACGCAACAATGATGGCTCAACATCTGCTTGCAGCGGCGGACAGGTATAGCCTTGCCAGACTGAAGTTGATATGTGAGCATGAGTTGTGCAGCAATATTGATAAAAGCACGGTGACCACTACATTGGCATTGGCGGACCAGCATGGTTGTCATGGGCTCAAGGAAGCGTGCTTCAGTTTTCTCAAGTCTCCGGGCAATCTCAAGGAAATCACGGCAAGCGATGACTTGGAGCATCTGATGAAAAGCTGCCCCTCGGTTCTGAAAGAGCTTGTCGCGCAACTTGCTCCTTGATCGATGTGTTTATGGTGTTCAGGAACTCGTCTGGGTTGTTAGCTCTTATTTCTGTTCTCTTTATGCTCTCTTAATTTTGAGGAGCAGATTGTCTTTTCCTTAATCTAATCTAATCAAGACAATTCTTAATGAGCAAGGCTAAACCTACACGTTCGAACTTTCAACGATGCATAACATTCTGTGGCCCACATGACTTGGACTGGAGTTATTATCCACGAATATAGCGAAAGAAAATTCCTCGTAATTTATTGTACTTCATGTGATTCTGAATTCTTGTTGTGattttagtataaatttgaattaaaaccacgacaaaaatttagaatcagagggagtaacaattATATGGCACGAGGCATTATCGATTCCAAAAATTTGCGTTGGTGCATTAGATCGTACTCATATCAGTTATCACTGCCTCTAATCCCCCGCCCGCAACGGGGCACGACAAAATGTGTCACCAATGTGTGACTTCAACTTTCCCGTGGAGTAATTTGAATCTCTATTATAACCAACAAAGTGAAGGTTACATTCGTTCAACACGACAAGACCTGCTTGCTAGAGCCAAGGCGTATGCCACAGGAACATAGCCAAGGGTTATCCTCCAAGAACAACGCCTCCAGCAAGGGAGCGACATCAACAACGTCGCCATCGTCCGATTCGGCTAGCCAAATCTGGGTTTTCACGCGAAGGATTGGACCACAGGGCATGGAGGTTGGTCGGGGCTCCTCGACGATGCCACCAAGGAGGAAACGACACCCGAgagcgtcgccgtcgtcggcacTGAAGAAGGTCAGGCAAGGCTGTCGCCCGAAGCGCTACGACAAAACAAATGTAGCCGCGACAACCAGCAAAGGAACAACAGCAAAGTCTAAGCAACGCCGACAACCGCACTAGTGCAAGAACCTGAAAGCGCATAGGATGCATCAACTTCCGTCACAGGTGGCTGGGAGGCCGTCATGGGCCAGCTCCAAGGGGCCATCAAGGAGTTCCTCAAGCTCTAGGACAGAAACTAGAGCCAAGAAATTTCCCCAATCATATCTTCTTTCCACCGGTGCAGCCTCCACTACTCGCCCTAGGTGCTACAGCAAGAGGAGTATGAAGATCCAATGCCGGTGTTCAAGCTGAACCTCGACGTCGACTTGCCGGTGTTGATCTACACAAGGAGAAGCTACTGCTGCAGTGGGAGAGCTACACCTCGACGGCCGCCGGTGAGGTGCCAgccggagaagaggaagaagaatggGAGTAAATGAATTAATGAAAATATGTAGGGGGTGAGTGCATAAATGGGCTGCGACCTTacagtgggccccacctgtaagaAAAAGTGCCAAATGCGCTTAAATGTTGGCTTTGGGTAAACTGAGAAGATTAGTCTAAAGAAGTGTGGTTCTGCGAGAAAATTATcgaaaagtgtggttctgtgagaagCTTGCCTCAAGAACTGTGGTTCTTtgaaatttagtttttttttatcgagaGTGTGTGGAAATCATCCTATTTtatccccttctcctcccttctCTCCGTTCTACGGTAGCCTCCAGGAAAATCCTTGGAGCCCGGCCCGAATCCAGCTTCTTGCCGCCGGCAGAGCcggtggggaagaagatggaggagGTGCTCGGAGCTCCGCCGTAGTTAGGGTACCCTTAGAGGGTTTCGGCTTCTTGCCGGGGTATGGCGCTATGCCGTTAGGGAGCAGGCGGCTGCCGTGTTCGAGCGACGATGGTCGGCGTTTGGCGGCGGAGAAGCTCGGAGGGACTGGAGGGGCAGTCCATGCGGAGGTCGATGCCGACAGCTCCAAGAATAAGCTCGTTTGTTTCCTGGTGTTGTAGAAGATCCAGTGGCTTTCCATTTGAAATTGTAGCCACCATGGAGGTGGTCCTCCGATGAGGTGAAAGCGGCGGACTGAAGCTGATGTGTCGAGGTCGAGCACAACCATGTCGAGGTCGAGCACAACCACGGTGGTCACGGTGGAGCGACGGCGCCTACATACGGCCGCCTGCTTCTCCCTTGCAACCGTATCTTTAGGCCGAAGGGCGGCCATCTTCTTTCCTCCTAGTCAAGAGGCCTTATGGAAGGCAGTTTAGTGTCTGATTGGTCGTCATAGTCTCCAACTATGGCAGCCTCGTTGTCCCAAGTGGTTTTGTCCCCAACGACGGCAAGGTGGATTCCGAGAGGATGCTGAGGACCTGATTGCATTTCTTCTTTCTGTTTCTGGGTCCTTTCTACATTTTCCAGGAACTTGTCTATAGTTCTCTGTCTTTAGAGAGTCCTGTTGTAATATGTGCTAAGTTCACTACTAATGAATAAAATCATCTGGATCCGGAATCCAGcttttacaaaaaaagaagtcttcttttttgaaacaGCTAGTTGATGCTCTGCACTGCATGCAGAATGATTTTCCTGATTATCGCGTCGATTAAGCAATTGATTGGAGCAGTAATTGTGAGCATTTGACAAGTATGGGCTGCTATATTGTGGGCCGAAACAAAGAACGGGCTGCTATATTTTGGGCCGGAGCAAAGAGGCCAGAGCCAGCCTCGCCGAACAAAAAATTGGGAATCCAGACTTTTATTAGTGAAGCGCCAGAACCCGAAATCGAGATGAGGATTTCCGGAACGCAGGCCCTAGATTAATTCCTTCTCCGAAGCCAGCACCCGTCTCCGTCCGATGATGTCCGGATCTGTCCATGGCAACGACGgcagcacgccgccgccgtcgccgccgacctGGCTCTCCCCCGTATCCGTCACAGACGAGGCCGTCTCCGCGTCCACCTCGCGCGTGTTCAAGATCGAGGGCTACTCGGAAACCAGGGgcctcctcggcgccggcaacAGCATTAGATTCCCCACCTTCTTCCTCGGAGGCCATGGCTGGCAAATCTGGTACTACCCCGACGGCCTGCACCCCAGCCTCTCCGGCCGTTGGATATCCATGGCGCTGGTGCTCGTGGGCAACGGCGACTCcaggccgaggaggagcgtCAGGGGCTCAGGGCAAGCGTGACGTTCCTCCTGGTAAACAGCGAGACCGGCAAGCCGCAGCAGGGCCAGGGGGGCTTCGCCGGCGGGGCGGGGAGGGCGACGTTGGGGAAGGACGAGCCGCTTGGCGTCCCGGAGTTCGTCGAGAGGGCGAGGCTCCAGAACTCGTGTTATCTCAAAGGGGATTGCGTCAGCGTCAGATGCGACATCTCCGTCGCCACCACGAATGTCGTCGCCCGTGGGACAGAGCTGTCAGAACTGTCAGAGCCGTGGTCGTCGTTCGTCGTGGTGCCGCCTTCCGACCTGCGGCGGGACCTCGGCCGGCTACTGTCATCCGGCGCTGGGGCGGATGTGGCGTTAGAGGTGCGCGGCGAGACGATCGCCGCTCACTGGCACATCCTCGCCGCCCGGTCCTCAGTCTTCGCGGCAGAGCTCCTCGACGGCACGACAGAGGAAGAGAAGACAATTCCTTCTAGCAGAGTTCGGATCGATGCCATGGACGCCACGGCGTTCAAGGCCATGCTCCACTTCATCTACACCGACTCGCTGCCGGCGACGATGGACGAGGCCGGGGGATCTATAATGCCCATGGCGCCGGACTTGCTCGTGGCGGCGGATAGGTACGATCTCTGGGGGCTGAAGTCGATGTGCGAGGAGAAGCTGTGCGATCACATCGCCGTGGACACGGTAGCGAGTATGTTGGCGATGGCTGAACGGCATGGCTGCCACGGGCTCAAGGAGGCGTTGCTTGGGTTTTGTCCAAATTCCTGGCGATCTCAAGCCGGTCTTGGGAACCGAGGGGTTTGAGCGTCTGGTCGAGAGTTGCCCCTCTGTTCTGAAAGACCATCTTGCCGTGTTTGCTCCTTGAGCTCTTTTCAATCGGGAGACCAACCGATCAGCAACATTATTTGATTTTATCATTATCGTAAGTTAAATTTCGTGACTATATATCCAGTTGCTTGCATTTTCACCGATCTCATGTGCGTGCTAGTAAAACTTTTGCTCATTTGGGCCCAAAAATGATGCTTCTAAATCCCAAGGAGGCATTGGTAAGCATGACACCATAGGACCGCTACACCACTGAACAGAAAGAATTGAGCAACTCCTAGGCAGATATGAATCCAACTTGTGCAACGATAATCTCCTCAGCTCGTTCACACTCATCATTTGAACCTAGAATCTCGCAATTCATTTTGGATTTGAAAaatcaacttgtttggctCGCATGGAATTGAGCAGATGAGTTCTATTCAAAATTTCATGTAATCGTACCATAACTGACCTCATTTCCTCTTTAAAAATCGCCACTTCTCTGGAATCATCTCCCACTCTACAAATCAATGTGGCTGACAAATTTGATTTTCGAattagaattcaaattcaaccaaatggaATCCTAATAAAAatttgatttcatttcattaCCAAACAAACTGCAAGATGCAAGAGGGTAGCATATATAGTTCCAAACTTCAGCACGGGCATGCTACTAGGAATAATTTTGATAGTTTATTGACCATCCAAATAACTTCAGAAACTATTCAACATGACCTTATAAAAATTTGGCGCGATTCTTAGTTGCCGAAACCATGGCGGGATCTATTCGTTGTTTCCATCCAAAACTGACGTCCGGGTAGGACATAATAATCTTGCCACGATCCCAACCTCCCAAACAAAACATATGTACGGATTGGCAAAGTTGAGCCACGGATAGTTGTTTGTATGGAAAAAAGATCCGTCTGGAATTAACGCTAAATCGAGGCCCCGCGGGCGTGAGGATGGCAATGGGGCGGGCACGGGTCGACcaaatccatatccatatctatcACCAAACCAACTATCCATCCACGAAAATATATATCCGTGGGTGCAAAACAGTATTCACATCCATATCCACGGGTATCCGGATATTCATGGattatccatatccatgcaatatatttcataaacaacaaaaaacatCATCAAAAGCAGCATATATacatcatcaacaacaacatataCAAAAACATACAACTAATTCTTGTGGTGGAGTGTGGCATTGAGGGAGGTGAGGGAGTTAGTGTTAGTGTTGAGTGGGAAGGGGGCTATTTATATAACTCATGTAGCTGACTAAtagacccacatgtcagtaatttatttattataaTAAGAAAAAGATGAGGTTGCTCCCGAGCGTCTTGCTCCATATATCTGGAGCCGTCCATCAACTGAGTGCACAAACGGTGATTTTTAGACGTTTAAACGGAATGTGCACAGTGCTCTTCTTGGATTTGTAAATTTCAGTACGGAAGGGGACGGCATCTgcatctttctctctctctctctcctccatgTCTCTCCTCCACGTCTTTCCTCCATGTCTCTCCTCCACGTCTTTATTCcatgtctctctctctcctcaatGTCTCTCCTCCATGTAGATGCTCCATTCTTGAGAGAGGATGTCTCTCCTCCATCTACATGAGGCTGCAGCATGGCCTGAGATTACCTGTGGCCGCCATATGGCCAGAAGCCACCATACATGGAGCcgccatatatgtacatggAGCTGCGCCGCCCTGCCGGCCTGGACGAGGGGAGAAAGTGACGGGGAACAGTGATAggaaagaggaagaagggggaagaagaagacacaTCAACGGCCTG carries:
- the LOC100830350 gene encoding BTB/POZ and MATH domain-containing protein 2 — protein: MSGSVHGNDGSTPPPSPPTWLSPVSVTDEAVSASTSRVFKIEGYSETRGLLGAGNSIRFPTFFLGGHGWQIWYYPDGLHPSLSGRWISMALVLVGNGDSSETGKPQQGQGGFAGGAGRATLGKDEPLGVPEFVERARLQNSCYLKGDCVSVRCDISVATTNVVARGTELSELSEPWSSFVVVPPSDLRRDLGRLLSSGAGADVALEVRGETIAAHWHILAARSSVFAAELLDGTTEEEKTIPSSRVRIDAMDATAFKAMLHFIYTDSLPATMDEAGGSIMPMAPDLLVAADRYDLWGLKSMCEEKLCDHIAVDTVASMLAMAERHGCHGLKEALLGFCPNSWRSQAGLGNRGV
- the LOC100829733 gene encoding BTB/POZ and MATH domain-containing protein 2 translates to MSTSSVAAALAAGGGGMHSASVVVAEAVSGSHVLKVQGYSLIKGLGVGKFIGSVKFNAGGRSWCIRCYPDGWGSECTDWISVALFLLNPDATEVKAKYRFSLLDQAERTHVPLHTEAVSTFSAKASGKGHDKFIKRQKLEQSAYLKDDCLEISCDVTVLKEICLAKDVAVQFVVVPQSDIHQHLGALLSDAGSEGADVSFEVGGETFAAHRCVLAARSSVFKSGLFGPMKEKTATSVKIDDMDPRVFKAMLHFIYTDSLPQMDSADATMMAQHLLAAADRYSLARLKLICEHELCSNIDKSTVTTTLALADQHGCHGLKEACFSFLKSPGNLKEITASDDLEHLMKSCPSVLKELVAQLAP